From a single Lolium rigidum isolate FL_2022 chromosome 7, APGP_CSIRO_Lrig_0.1, whole genome shotgun sequence genomic region:
- the LOC124675579 gene encoding reactive Intermediate Deaminase A, chloroplastic-like, with amino-acid sequence MAWSAAAAVSRFAASPAAEIRLPLSAAAAASVSFAGRRRFGPIAASLATSATVTKEAVQTEKAPAALGPYSQAIKANNLVFLSGVLGLNPETGKFVSEGVEEQTEQVMKNIGEILKASGASYSSVVKTTIMLADLQDFKKVNEIYAKYFPSPAPARSTYQVAALPLNARIEIECIAAL; translated from the exons ATGGcatggagcgccgccgccgccgtctccaggTTCGCCGCCTCGCCGGCCGCTGAGATCCGCCTGCCTCTCTCggcagcagccgccgcctccgTGTCCTTCGCCGGGCGCCGCCGCTTCGGCCCCATCGCCGCGTCCCTCGCAACCTCCGCCACAG TCACAAAGGAGGCTGTTCAAACGGAGAAGGCGCCAGCAGCGTTAGGCCCCTATTCTCAGGCCATCAAAGCAAACAATCTTGTGTTTCTCTCTGGGGTTCTTGGCCTAAACCCTGAG ACAGGGAAGTTTGTCTCTGAAGGTGTCGAGGAGCAAACTGAGCAG GTTATGAAGAACATCGGTGAAATATTGAAAGCAAGTGGTGCTAGCTACTCTTCAGTTGTCAAGACAACAATCAT GTTAGCCGATCTACAGGATTTCAAGAAAGTCAATGAGATCTATGCAAAAT ATTTTCCATCTCCTGCACCGGCAAGGTCAACTTACCAAGTGGCAGCTCTGCCACTGAATGCCAGGATTGAGATCGAGTGCATTGCTGCTCTCTAG
- the LOC124679497 gene encoding uncharacterized protein LOC124679497 encodes MAKARKFTTAAERFLGFSARPGSATVAPFPDDDLPDLVESDIWYSQPSDSPTAAAVAADREEEQSAGGAPRRVGGLSRAFADGRQVAASAPVEVPAWPSRFAELAPADPAAPCEQEQEDADGWVPPHVYLARRQARASVVEGVGRTLKGRDASRVRDAVWSRTGFPG; translated from the coding sequence ATGGCGAAGGCGCGCAAGTTTACGACGGCCGCCGAGCGCTTCCTCGGCTTCAGCGCCCGACCCGGCTCCGCCACCGTCGCCCCCTTCCCCGACGACGACCTGCCCGACCTCGTCGAATCCGACATCTGGTACTCGCAGCCGTCGGACTCGCCGACCGCtgctgccgtcgccgccgatcgggAGGAGGAGCAGAGCGCGGGCGGGGCGCCGCGCCGCGTGGGCGGGCTGAGCCGGGCGTTCGCGGACGGGCGCCaggtggcggcgtcggcgccggtgGAGGTGCCGGCGTGGCCCAGCCGGTTCGCGGAGCTGGCGCCGGCCGACCCCGCCGCGCCGtgcgagcaggagcaggaggacgCCGACGGGTGGGTGCCGCCGCACGTGTACCTGGCGCGGCGCCAGGCCAGGGCGTCGGTGGTCGAGGGCGTCGGCCGCACCCTCAAGGGCCGGGACGCGTCCAGGGTGCGCGACGCCGTCTGGAGCCGAACGGGATTCCCCGGCTGA